One Halalkalicoccus sp. NIPERK01 genomic region harbors:
- the acs gene encoding acetate--CoA ligase encodes MTPSPDERYEPPPSFVEQANVSDPGIYEAFDEEWPTCWERAAELLDWHREYDRVLDGSDAPFYEWFPGGEVNAAYNCVDRHVEAGRKTHAALKWEGKRRETRTYTYQDLYGEVNELAAALRDLGVEEDDVVTVYLPMIPELPIAMLACARIGAPHSVVFAGFSADALATRMERANSEYLVTCDGYYRRGNAFNQKSKADNALMALDREVTTVVVDRLGEDLDHSLDDDQYDYEDLVLAHAGATVSPAARDAEDMLFLMYTSGTTGEPKGVTHSTGGYLAYAAWTARAVLDLKPEDTYWCSADIGWITGHSYIVYGPLALGTTTLLYEGTPDYPDRSRLWEIVERNAVDVFYTAPTAIRAFMKWGQEYPDAHDLSSLRLLGTVGEPINPRAWKWFRDHIGGGECPIVDTWWQTETGGMMVSTLPGMSAMKPGSAGPPLPGIDARVVGENGEGIDPGETGYLVVDRPWPGMFRTLYGNDERYRSQYWEPFSEGDEWVYFSGDGATVDSDGYITVLGRVDDVINVSGHRLGTMEIESAIVGVSGVAEAAVVGGQHETDGTAVYAYVSTDHSHEPSEALRERIVENVERTIGPFARPEAVVFTPELPKTRSGKIMRRLLENIANQEPLGDTSTLRNPEVVGEIAAAEDGE; translated from the coding sequence ATGACTCCGTCCCCGGACGAGCGATACGAACCGCCCCCGTCGTTCGTCGAGCAGGCGAACGTCTCCGACCCGGGAATCTACGAGGCGTTCGACGAGGAGTGGCCGACGTGCTGGGAGCGGGCGGCGGAGTTGCTGGACTGGCACCGCGAGTACGACCGCGTCCTCGACGGGAGCGACGCCCCCTTCTACGAGTGGTTTCCCGGTGGCGAGGTGAACGCCGCGTACAACTGCGTCGACCGGCACGTCGAGGCCGGGCGCAAGACCCACGCCGCGCTCAAGTGGGAGGGGAAACGCCGCGAGACGCGCACCTACACCTACCAGGACCTCTACGGCGAGGTGAACGAACTCGCCGCGGCGCTTCGCGACCTCGGCGTCGAGGAGGACGACGTGGTGACGGTGTACCTCCCGATGATCCCCGAACTGCCGATCGCGATGCTCGCGTGTGCGCGCATCGGCGCGCCCCATTCGGTCGTCTTCGCGGGCTTCTCCGCCGACGCGCTGGCGACGCGAATGGAGCGGGCGAACTCGGAGTACCTCGTCACGTGTGACGGCTACTACCGGCGTGGCAACGCCTTCAACCAGAAGAGCAAGGCCGACAACGCGCTCATGGCGCTCGACCGCGAGGTCACGACGGTCGTGGTCGACCGCCTCGGGGAGGACCTCGATCACAGCCTCGACGACGACCAGTACGACTACGAGGACCTCGTCCTCGCCCACGCCGGGGCGACCGTCTCCCCGGCGGCCCGCGACGCGGAGGACATGCTGTTTCTCATGTACACCTCGGGCACGACGGGCGAACCGAAGGGCGTCACCCACTCGACCGGCGGCTATCTGGCGTACGCCGCGTGGACTGCGCGGGCGGTACTGGATCTCAAACCGGAGGACACCTACTGGTGTTCGGCGGACATCGGCTGGATCACGGGCCACTCCTACATCGTCTACGGCCCCCTCGCACTCGGCACGACGACGCTGCTCTACGAGGGCACGCCCGACTACCCCGATCGCTCGCGGCTCTGGGAGATCGTCGAGCGAAACGCCGTCGACGTCTTCTACACCGCGCCGACCGCGATTCGAGCGTTCATGAAGTGGGGCCAGGAGTACCCCGATGCCCACGATCTCTCCTCGCTGCGGCTTCTGGGCACGGTCGGCGAACCCATCAACCCCCGCGCCTGGAAGTGGTTTCGCGACCACATCGGCGGGGGGGAGTGTCCCATCGTGGATACGTGGTGGCAGACCGAGACCGGCGGCATGATGGTGTCGACGCTCCCCGGAATGAGCGCGATGAAGCCCGGGTCGGCCGGCCCGCCCCTCCCGGGGATCGACGCCCGGGTCGTCGGCGAGAACGGCGAGGGAATCGACCCCGGCGAGACGGGCTATCTCGTCGTCGACCGCCCGTGGCCGGGGATGTTCCGCACCCTGTACGGAAACGACGAGCGCTACCGGAGCCAGTACTGGGAGCCCTTTTCCGAGGGCGATGAATGGGTTTACTTCTCCGGCGACGGCGCGACGGTCGATTCCGACGGCTACATCACGGTGCTGGGCCGGGTCGACGACGTGATCAACGTCTCCGGGCACAGGTTGGGGACGATGGAGATCGAGAGCGCGATCGTCGGCGTTTCCGGCGTCGCCGAGGCCGCCGTCGTCGGCGGCCAACACGAGACCGACGGCACCGCCGTCTACGCCTACGTCAGCACCGATCACAGCCACGAGCCGAGCGAGGCGCTCCGCGAGCGGATCGTCGAGAACGTCGAGCGAACGATCGGCCCGTTCGCCCGGCCCGAGGCGGTGGTGTTCACGCCGGAGTTGCCGAAAACGCGCTCGGGCAAGATCATGCGCCGCCTGCTGGAGAACATCGCCAATCAGGAGCCGCTAGGTGACACGTCGACGCTCCGGAACCCCGAGGTCGTCGGCGAGATAGCGGCCGCCGAGGACGGCGAGTAG
- a CDS encoding BsuPI-related putative proteinase inhibitor, which translates to MTLSGILDLELDGSLRFAFTVTNAGDEPVELRFRDGQRAEFSLIEGGEDRWHWSEGRAFTQALGRERLASGESVTYGGEWSDPEPGEYTAFAVLCAENGDCRVERAIAVSGENLSSDPP; encoded by the coding sequence ATGACTCTCTCGGGGATCCTCGACCTCGAACTGGACGGGAGCCTCCGGTTCGCGTTCACCGTCACGAACGCCGGCGACGAGCCGGTCGAACTGCGGTTCCGCGACGGACAACGCGCCGAGTTCTCGCTGATCGAGGGCGGCGAGGACCGCTGGCACTGGAGCGAGGGGCGGGCGTTCACGCAGGCGCTCGGCCGCGAGCGCCTCGCATCCGGCGAGTCGGTCACGTACGGCGGGGAGTGGTCGGACCCCGAACCCGGCGAGTACACGGCTTTCGCGGTACTGTGTGCCGAGAACGGGGACTGTCGTGTGGAGCGGGCGATCGCCGTCTCGGGCGAAAACTTATCGTCCGATCCCCCGTGA
- a CDS encoding DUF2797 domain-containing protein yields the protein MQIVGYETGASDGEPVLVVADEGDLTREPLAPGEPLEYALGERRCAGTVVEGIHRGCPNPEAPYCDSHTSTWVCARCTGTCLKDEMDCFEEHAVYLAAFAPATFKVGVTRAWRLDTRLREQGADRGAHLHTVSNGRIAREMESEIAREIGDSVRVPTKIRGLGESVDSAAWEALVKEYDPIETFSFEYDLDLAERPVGETIASGTVLGTKGRILVLERGGTAYVVDMRDLVGHEVREGPVDRALQSSLGAFG from the coding sequence GTGCAGATCGTGGGCTACGAGACGGGCGCGAGCGACGGCGAGCCGGTGCTGGTGGTCGCGGACGAGGGCGACCTCACGCGCGAACCGCTCGCCCCGGGCGAGCCCCTCGAATACGCCCTCGGCGAACGCCGCTGTGCGGGGACGGTCGTCGAGGGCATCCACAGGGGGTGTCCGAACCCCGAGGCCCCCTACTGCGATTCCCACACCTCCACGTGGGTCTGTGCGCGCTGTACGGGGACCTGCCTCAAGGACGAGATGGACTGTTTCGAGGAGCACGCCGTCTATCTCGCGGCGTTCGCCCCGGCGACGTTCAAGGTCGGCGTCACCCGCGCGTGGCGACTCGACACGCGCTTACGCGAACAGGGTGCAGACCGGGGGGCCCACCTCCACACGGTGTCGAACGGCCGGATCGCCCGCGAGATGGAGAGTGAGATCGCCCGCGAGATCGGCGACAGCGTCCGGGTGCCGACGAAGATCCGCGGGTTGGGCGAGTCGGTGGACTCCGCGGCGTGGGAGGCGCTCGTAAAGGAGTACGACCCCATCGAGACGTTCTCCTTCGAGTACGACCTCGACCTCGCGGAGCGTCCGGTCGGGGAGACGATCGCGAGCGGCACGGTCCTCGGCACCAAGGGTCGGATTTTGGTGCTCGAACGCGGTGGGACGGCCTACGTGGTCGACATGCGCGACCTCGTGGGCCACGAGGTACGCGAGGGCCCGGTCGACCGGGCGTTGCAGTCGAGCCTGGGTGCGTTCGGGTGA
- a CDS encoding serpin family protein, with protein sequence MATSGAALASGALWYAIRDEAAASDADPIPGVAAADVDTDELRRVVEGNVGFGLAMLRELAAAEPTENLLVSPASVGFALGMTYAGARGETATRIAETLRFPDDPHSAHQQLQYELNERAAAVDDGEFELAVANAVWGLEGYPYREEYLELLETRYGAGLRTVDFVGDPEGAREEIDEWVAERTNDRIDELFPDGAFDRYTRLVLTNAIYLLADWHHQFDRGDTREEEFTTLEGRATEVPLMRQTETFPYVEADGHQLVELPYVEGEVGMVVLLPAEGEFEEIEAEVTADRLAEFVDALDEAEGEVVLPRFEFESGFSLTDLLSEMGMGVAFDPDAANFDGIAPLDELEGNLFIDDVVHEAYVAVDEEGTEAAAATGVEVGVDSAPALDFRMVADRPFLFLIRDRITGAVLFLGRVVDPE encoded by the coding sequence TTGGCAACGTCGGGCGCAGCCCTCGCGAGCGGCGCCCTCTGGTACGCCATCCGCGACGAGGCGGCCGCCTCCGACGCCGATCCGATCCCCGGCGTGGCGGCCGCCGACGTCGATACCGACGAGCTACGACGCGTCGTCGAGGGCAACGTCGGTTTCGGGCTCGCGATGCTACGCGAACTCGCAGCCGCCGAACCGACGGAAAACCTGCTGGTTTCACCCGCGAGCGTCGGGTTCGCGTTGGGGATGACGTACGCCGGCGCCCGTGGCGAGACGGCGACGCGTATCGCCGAGACGCTGCGGTTTCCGGACGACCCCCACTCCGCTCACCAGCAGCTCCAGTACGAACTGAACGAACGGGCCGCGGCCGTTGACGACGGCGAGTTCGAACTCGCGGTCGCGAACGCGGTGTGGGGCCTCGAGGGGTATCCGTACCGCGAGGAGTACCTCGAGCTGCTCGAGACCCGATACGGCGCCGGGCTGCGAACGGTCGACTTCGTCGGGGATCCCGAGGGCGCTCGCGAGGAGATCGACGAGTGGGTCGCCGAACGGACGAACGACCGTATCGACGAACTCTTTCCCGATGGCGCGTTCGATCGGTACACGCGTCTCGTCCTGACCAACGCGATCTACCTGCTCGCGGACTGGCACCACCAGTTCGACCGAGGCGACACCCGGGAGGAGGAGTTCACGACCCTCGAGGGCCGAGCCACCGAGGTCCCTCTGATGCGTCAGACGGAGACGTTTCCGTACGTCGAGGCCGACGGCCACCAGCTCGTCGAACTTCCGTACGTCGAGGGGGAGGTTGGCATGGTCGTTCTACTTCCCGCGGAGGGCGAGTTCGAGGAGATCGAAGCGGAGGTCACGGCCGATCGGCTCGCGGAGTTCGTGGACGCGCTCGACGAGGCGGAGGGGGAGGTCGTTCTCCCCCGCTTCGAGTTCGAATCCGGATTCAGCCTGACCGACCTCCTCTCCGAGATGGGCATGGGAGTCGCGTTCGACCCCGACGCGGCGAACTTCGACGGGATCGCGCCGCTCGACGAACTCGAGGGGAATCTGTTCATCGACGACGTCGTTCACGAGGCCTACGTCGCCGTCGACGAAGAAGGGACGGAAGCGGCCGCCGCGACAGGGGTCGAGGTCGGGGTCGACTCCGCGCCAGCGCTCGACTTCCGGATGGTCGCTGACCGCCCGTTCCTCTTTCTGATCCGGGACCGGATCACGGGGGCGGTGCTCTTCCTTGGTCGCGTGGTCGATCCCGAATAG
- a CDS encoding ribonuclease P protein component 4 — MSLARERIGRLEALAKEAAAAGEDERAREYVALARRIAERNRLRFPRSFERATCGRCDRYLRPGRNARVRLQDGHVVVTCECGEHHRYPYRP; from the coding sequence ATGTCCCTCGCTCGCGAGCGCATCGGCCGTCTAGAGGCGCTCGCAAAGGAGGCCGCAGCGGCGGGCGAGGACGAGCGCGCCCGCGAGTACGTCGCGCTCGCCCGGCGGATCGCCGAGCGAAACCGCCTGCGCTTTCCTCGCTCGTTCGAACGGGCCACCTGTGGTCGGTGCGACCGCTACCTCAGGCCCGGCCGCAACGCCCGCGTGCGCCTGCAGGACGGCCACGTCGTGGTCACCTGCGAGTGTGGCGAACATCACCGCTACCCCTATCGGCCCTGA
- a CDS encoding YhbY family RNA-binding protein produces the protein MSDRADLQELRKEAHDLDVTVWVGKGGIDAVTDELADQLADRDLVKVKFHRAARGGTTTEDLAKDLAEAVDATLVETRGNTAVYH, from the coding sequence ATGAGCGACCGAGCGGATCTCCAGGAACTCCGGAAGGAGGCTCACGACCTCGACGTGACGGTGTGGGTCGGGAAGGGCGGGATCGACGCCGTGACCGACGAACTCGCCGATCAGCTCGCGGATCGCGATCTGGTGAAGGTGAAGTTCCACCGCGCGGCCCGCGGGGGCACGACGACCGAAGACCTCGCCAAGGACCTCGCGGAGGCGGTCGACGCCACGCTCGTCGAGACGCGCGGCAACACGGCGGTGTACCACTGA
- a CDS encoding mechanosensitive ion channel family protein, with protein MVLEGFLVDLGLRPGPAAAIDGAIRFLVAFIALVIVGRAVVLPLLDRAFDSRDLEPHAQRPLKKVAWFGVLFGAVAIAFGFGGYGSFLTSLATIAAAAALAIGIAMQSVISNFVAGVFIFTEKPFRIGDWIEWQEGDYLGIVEDISLRVTRVRTFDNELITVPNSDLTDNAVKNPVAKDTLRQKFVFGIGYDDDIETASEVIVEEAENHEEILDDPAPTVRLTELGDSDVGLQSRFWIADPARSDFVRIRGEYVQRVKERFDREGIDIPYPYRTLEGGLSVESLESVRPRGELAE; from the coding sequence ATGGTCCTTGAAGGGTTCCTCGTCGACCTCGGACTCCGGCCGGGGCCCGCCGCGGCGATCGACGGCGCGATCCGGTTTCTCGTCGCCTTTATCGCGCTCGTGATCGTCGGCCGCGCGGTCGTCCTCCCGCTGCTCGACCGGGCCTTCGACAGCCGCGACCTCGAACCCCACGCCCAGCGCCCGCTGAAGAAGGTCGCGTGGTTCGGCGTGCTCTTCGGGGCGGTCGCGATCGCCTTCGGCTTCGGGGGCTACGGGAGCTTCCTCACCTCGCTGGCGACGATCGCCGCCGCCGCCGCGCTCGCGATCGGTATCGCGATGCAGTCGGTCATCTCGAACTTCGTCGCGGGCGTGTTCATCTTCACCGAGAAGCCCTTCCGGATCGGCGACTGGATCGAGTGGCAGGAGGGCGACTACTTGGGGATCGTCGAGGACATCAGCCTGCGCGTGACGCGGGTTCGAACGTTCGACAACGAACTCATCACGGTGCCCAACTCCGACCTCACCGACAACGCGGTGAAGAACCCCGTCGCGAAGGACACGCTCCGCCAGAAGTTCGTCTTCGGCATCGGCTACGACGACGACATCGAGACGGCGAGCGAGGTCATCGTCGAGGAGGCCGAGAACCACGAGGAGATCCTCGACGACCCCGCGCCGACGGTTCGACTCACCGAACTCGGCGACTCGGACGTGGGCCTGCAGTCTCGCTTCTGGATCGCGGACCCCGCCCGTTCGGACTTCGTGCGGATCCGCGGGGAGTACGTCCAGCGGGTGAAGGAGCGCTTCGACCGCGAGGGGATCGACATCCCGTATCCGTACCGCACGCTCGAGGGCGGGCTCTCCGTCGAGAGCCTCGAATCCGTTCGCCCGCGCGGCGAACTCGCCGAGTGA
- a CDS encoding DUF502 domain-containing protein, whose translation MSSPKRRPSLRNRLRQSVITGTAITIPFILTVIVLGFVLSFVAETLNPVVWLAAYADIEVAAPVVQATTILTLLALIVAVGIVAEHTDGTRIAGGFHAAMESIPGVSSIYNSFRRMSDILIESDVESFQDVKLVEFPRDGSYTLAYLTGRPPAELVAAAGHEEMLTLFVPFAPNPVMGGFLIYVPESRVIDVDMTVEESVQAIITSGVAHSQEDRTEVQRPE comes from the coding sequence ATGTCCTCCCCGAAGCGCCGGCCCTCCCTCCGGAATCGGCTCCGCCAGTCGGTCATCACCGGCACCGCGATCACGATCCCGTTCATCCTCACCGTCATCGTCCTGGGGTTCGTCCTCAGTTTCGTCGCCGAGACGCTCAACCCCGTGGTGTGGCTCGCGGCCTACGCGGACATCGAGGTCGCCGCGCCGGTCGTGCAGGCGACGACGATCCTCACGCTGCTCGCGCTGATCGTGGCCGTCGGAATCGTCGCCGAACACACCGACGGGACGCGGATCGCGGGCGGTTTCCACGCCGCGATGGAGTCGATCCCCGGCGTGAGTTCGATCTACAACAGCTTCCGGCGGATGAGCGACATCCTCATCGAGAGCGACGTCGAGAGCTTTCAGGACGTCAAACTCGTCGAGTTCCCCCGCGACGGCAGCTACACGCTCGCCTATCTGACCGGCCGGCCGCCGGCGGAACTGGTCGCGGCGGCGGGCCACGAGGAGATGCTCACGCTGTTCGTGCCCTTCGCGCCCAACCCGGTGATGGGCGGGTTTCTGATCTACGTCCCCGAGAGCCGGGTGATCGACGTCGACATGACCGTCGAGGAGAGCGTCCAGGCGATCATCACGAGCGGCGTCGCTCACAGCCAGGAGGACCGAACCGAGGTTCAAAGACCGGAATAA
- a CDS encoding DUF5798 family protein — protein MGLGSTTKKLQMMADKAEQLYAQLNEVKRQLEDLRAKVDTTHDTVSDLEIRHEQNRALLEALAEQQGIDVERVLTEASIEDVEEPGPAPDGVGSEDVPGEPGEPGEPAETADDAEGVGTETS, from the coding sequence ATGGGACTCGGAAGCACCACGAAGAAGCTCCAGATGATGGCCGACAAGGCCGAACAGCTCTACGCCCAGCTCAACGAGGTCAAAAGACAGCTCGAGGACCTCCGCGCCAAGGTCGACACCACCCACGACACCGTCTCCGACCTCGAGATCAGACACGAGCAGAACCGCGCGCTGCTCGAAGCCCTCGCCGAACAGCAGGGGATCGACGTCGAGCGGGTGCTCACCGAGGCGTCCATCGAGGACGTAGAGGAGCCCGGTCCCGCCCCCGACGGGGTCGGATCCGAGGACGTCCCCGGCGAACCGGGCGAACCGGGCGAACCCGCCGAAACGGCCGACGACGCCGAGGGAGTCGGAACCGAGACCAGTTAA
- a CDS encoding PLP-dependent cysteine synthase family protein has translation MIDPPAGSVLDTVGRTPLVSVQAAPDAVPVYAKLESFNPGASVKDRIGRYMLERMLERGDVSPGGTVVEPTAGNTGIGIAVAAGQLDIEAVFVVPERFSVEKQQLMAALGAEVINTPTSEGMGGAIERAHELAEELDDAVVPQQFSNPLNTEAHYETTAPEVYEALDGEVGAVVAGCGTAGTLMGLARYARERDPDTYVCAVEPEGSLYATTKGVESEEAEYKTEGIGTHDPTTNELFEPELVDEVLQISDRDAHDELKRLAREEGHLVASSSGAASVAALGVAERIEADEIDAPHDSVVTVFPDSSERYLSKGIYRSFEAWED, from the coding sequence ATGATCGACCCTCCCGCCGGCAGCGTCCTCGACACGGTCGGCCGGACGCCGCTGGTCTCCGTCCAAGCGGCCCCCGACGCCGTGCCCGTCTACGCCAAACTCGAGTCGTTCAACCCCGGCGCGAGCGTCAAGGACCGCATCGGGAGGTACATGCTCGAACGGATGCTCGAACGCGGCGACGTCTCGCCCGGCGGCACCGTCGTCGAGCCCACCGCCGGAAACACGGGGATCGGGATCGCGGTCGCGGCGGGGCAACTCGACATCGAAGCGGTGTTCGTCGTCCCGGAACGCTTCAGCGTCGAGAAACAGCAGCTCATGGCCGCGCTCGGCGCGGAGGTGATCAACACGCCCACCAGCGAGGGGATGGGCGGCGCCATCGAGCGCGCCCACGAACTCGCCGAGGAGTTGGACGATGCCGTCGTGCCCCAGCAGTTCTCGAACCCCCTCAATACCGAGGCCCACTACGAGACGACCGCCCCCGAGGTCTACGAGGCGCTCGACGGGGAGGTGGGCGCGGTCGTCGCCGGGTGCGGGACGGCGGGCACGCTCATGGGTCTCGCGCGCTACGCCCGCGAACGGGACCCCGACACCTACGTCTGTGCGGTCGAACCCGAGGGGTCGCTGTACGCGACCACGAAGGGCGTCGAGAGCGAGGAGGCCGAGTACAAGACCGAGGGGATCGGCACCCACGACCCGACGACGAACGAACTGTTCGAGCCCGAACTGGTCGACGAGGTGCTCCAGATATCCGATCGGGACGCTCACGACGAACTCAAGCGACTGGCCCGCGAGGAGGGGCACCTGGTCGCCTCCAGTTCGGGCGCGGCGAGCGTCGCGGCGCTCGGGGTCGCAGAGCGCATCGAGGCGGACGAGATCGACGCGCCCCACGACAGCGTGGTTACGGTCTTCCCGGATTCGAGCGAGCGCTACCTCTCGAAGGGGATCTACCGGTCGTTCGAGGCGTGGGAGGACTAG
- a CDS encoding CoA-binding protein: MPVESDAELRELLGLRTVAVVGCSTTPGKDAHEIPEYLVEHGYDVIPVNPNAEEVLGRPAYDSLSEVEEEIDVVDVFRPSDEVAGIVDEVLDREDVKVLWLQLRISDPDAEARAEEAGVHVVVDRCMKVEHQRLHAP; this comes from the coding sequence ATGCCAGTCGAGAGCGATGCCGAGTTGCGCGAACTGCTCGGCCTTCGCACCGTCGCGGTCGTCGGCTGTTCTACCACGCCGGGCAAGGACGCCCACGAGATTCCCGAGTACCTCGTCGAGCACGGCTACGACGTGATCCCGGTCAACCCCAACGCCGAGGAGGTACTCGGGCGACCCGCGTACGACTCGCTCTCGGAGGTCGAGGAGGAGATCGACGTCGTCGACGTGTTCCGCCCGAGCGACGAGGTGGCGGGGATCGTCGACGAGGTCCTCGACCGCGAGGACGTCAAGGTGCTCTGGCTCCAACTGCGTATCTCGGATCCCGACGCCGAGGCCCGCGCCGAGGAGGCGGGGGTCCACGTCGTCGTCGACCGGTGTATGAAGGTCGAACACCAGCGCCTGCACGCGCCCTAG
- a CDS encoding geranylgeranylglycerol-phosphate geranylgeranyltransferase, with protein sequence MMAGSTGRGLLELVRPVNALVAGALTLIGAFVAGGLAGAPIAAGAAAGATVFATGAGNAINDYFDREIDRINQPGRPIPRGAVSPRGALVFSLALFAGAVVLALALPPLAIAIALVNLLLLVAYTQVFKGLPGVGNAVVAALGGSTFLFGGAAVGNVTAPGVLFALAALSTFTREVIKDVEDVAGDREEGLNTLPIAIGERPALWVGVACLLVAVLASPLPYLLGALGVVYLLAVLPANVVMLWAAATSLRNPTAGQRRLKYGMFLAAAAFVLGRVALVLSA encoded by the coding sequence GTGATGGCTGGGTCGACGGGGCGTGGACTGCTCGAACTCGTTCGCCCGGTGAACGCCCTCGTCGCGGGCGCGTTGACCCTGATCGGCGCGTTCGTCGCCGGGGGACTGGCCGGTGCCCCCATCGCGGCGGGCGCGGCCGCTGGCGCGACCGTCTTCGCCACCGGGGCCGGAAACGCGATCAACGACTACTTCGACCGCGAGATAGATCGAATAAACCAGCCCGGACGCCCCATCCCGCGGGGCGCGGTCTCCCCGCGCGGCGCGCTCGTCTTCAGCCTCGCGCTCTTCGCTGGCGCCGTCGTCCTCGCGCTGGCGCTGCCCCCGCTCGCGATCGCCATCGCGCTCGTCAACCTCCTGTTGCTCGTCGCCTACACGCAGGTGTTCAAGGGGTTGCCGGGGGTGGGAAACGCCGTCGTCGCCGCGCTGGGCGGGAGCACCTTCCTCTTCGGCGGCGCGGCGGTCGGAAACGTCACCGCACCCGGCGTGTTGTTCGCCCTCGCGGCGCTCTCGACGTTCACCCGCGAGGTGATCAAGGACGTCGAGGACGTCGCGGGCGACCGCGAGGAGGGGCTGAACACGCTGCCGATCGCGATCGGCGAGCGACCCGCGCTCTGGGTCGGCGTCGCGTGTCTGCTCGTCGCCGTGCTCGCGAGTCCGCTCCCCTACCTGCTGGGCGCGCTCGGCGTCGTCTACCTGCTGGCCGTCCTCCCGGCCAACGTCGTGATGCTCTGGGCGGCGGCCACGAGCCTTCGGAACCCGACGGCGGGCCAGCGACGGCTGAAGTACGGGATGTTCCTCGCGGCCGCGGCGTTCGTCCTCGGGCGGGTCGCGCTGGTCCTGTCGGCGTGA
- a CDS encoding creatininase family protein, translating to MPEKYAIADLTWRELDAATDETSTLLLPVGSTEQHGHHLPLGVDTHMPEAICRRIAERSRCLVAPAIPYGVSPHHTFKPGTVTVGSETFRRYVRDVCVSTSEWGIETVLLVNGHYLVQDPELEIVVRDLRTDHGMRAFHVPLVDLFADLADEIRESDLSFHASEFETSMMLALCPDLVHMDRAEATTIAEEALPLTDYDALGDNEVGWALSADEMAELTPTGNLGDPTVATVETGERLVERVVSKAVSLVDALERPEG from the coding sequence ATGCCCGAGAAATACGCGATAGCGGATCTGACGTGGCGGGAATTGGATGCCGCGACCGACGAGACGAGCACGCTGTTGCTCCCGGTGGGAAGCACCGAACAGCACGGCCACCACCTCCCGCTGGGCGTCGACACCCACATGCCCGAGGCGATCTGCCGGCGGATCGCCGAGCGCAGTCGCTGTCTCGTGGCCCCCGCGATCCCCTACGGGGTGAGCCCGCACCACACGTTCAAGCCGGGGACCGTCACCGTCGGGAGCGAGACGTTCCGACGCTACGTCCGGGACGTCTGCGTTTCAACGAGCGAGTGGGGGATCGAGACCGTCCTCCTCGTGAACGGCCACTACCTCGTCCAGGACCCCGAACTCGAGATCGTCGTGCGCGACCTGCGGACCGACCACGGGATGCGGGCGTTTCACGTCCCCCTCGTGGACCTGTTCGCCGATCTGGCGGACGAGATCCGCGAGAGCGACCTCTCCTTTCACGCCTCGGAGTTCGAGACGAGCATGATGCTCGCGCTGTGTCCCGACCTCGTCCACATGGATCGCGCGGAGGCGACCACGATAGCGGAGGAGGCGCTGCCGCTGACCGACTACGACGCGCTCGGGGACAACGAGGTCGGGTGGGCGCTCTCGGCCGACGAGATGGCCGAGTTGACTCCCACGGGGAACCTCGGCGATCCGACCGTCGCCACGGTCGAGACGGGCGAACGACTGGTCGAACGGGTCGTCTCGAAGGCCGTCTCGCTCGTCGATGCGCTCGAACGGCCGGAGGGCTGA